Proteins encoded by one window of Lutibacter sp. A64:
- a CDS encoding SusC/RagA family TonB-linked outer membrane protein, with the protein MKQNSKKQFSVSKLTLILAIVFSSFTAINLEAQNMISGVVTDDGGMPLPGVTVLQKGTTRGASTDFEGNYSIELTSGEKTLVFSYLGFKTVEIAVNNRTTINVSLVGDVESLEEVVLVGYGTQKKESVVGAITQVKGAELMEKAAGIANVEEALQGNLPGVTAIQGSGIPGQSDMQIFIRGQSSWNGSGGPLILVDGVKRSMTDVDMNDIEKLSVLKDASATAVFGVEGANGVILITTKRGQEGKAQLSLAVNSTIKFVSKLPEKLDSYDAIMQANSSILRELSVSPIGWGDFTPMDIADRYRNPGSVEESYRYPNINYEDELLKDFAQDYRVNLSVRGGNKSAKYFGSLAFQTVNDIFDGSKYDSGKGYLGEYKYERFNYRSNVDFKVTSTTELSVNLSGYLGTRESPSNLNTVVNGIYEIAPDLYTPVYPDGYYGQYIDDGFGISNPIVSLTNTGYDTYTNFQVNTDFILKQKLDFITEGLSLQGRFSLDNNMRSKQSLVDRGADGVENLIYRIYEGENETFLSPNGVNDFDFAVTPWTVGASDVEDNQRDRRMVYDVSMNYNQTFANKHNVTGLFLFRRQETAIGSVFPTFRENWVARATYDYDNRYFLDINGAYNGSEKFGPGFRFDLFPSAAAGWTVTNETFMEDVDWMNKLKVRGSYGLIGDDNFSGRWKYITQWSNGGAAFLVPSNYKGRSPYIYYTEKQVGNPNLQWETAIKYNIGAEIGLFNNSITAEFDYFAENRDNILITGSQRAVPDWFGAIPPDFNKGKVEVRGYEIVLGAKHTFENGVNLFGNFNFTQAKDEVIEREDPVFKPFYQKAAGYAIGQIRTAIPGEIMTNWDDIYMSTPQVTNQNLTRVGYYDVVDFDGDGIYNSSFDNAPYGYPVRPQRNWSATLGAKYKGFTVSAQLYGTQNALRSYGNRTFSNQTNLIFTQDLDYWTVNTPNNTDTQPAWRAQGATNPRDNYYDASLTRLKAVSLSYNIPAETCEKLGVKSLQIFVNGNNLILWTDLPDDREFNGTTTADSSFRGDYPTLKRFNFGFNMNF; encoded by the coding sequence TTTGAAGGAAACTATTCTATTGAATTAACTTCAGGTGAAAAAACTTTAGTGTTTTCTTATCTAGGTTTTAAAACCGTGGAGATTGCAGTTAATAATAGAACAACTATCAATGTATCTTTGGTAGGAGATGTAGAAAGCTTAGAAGAAGTAGTTCTTGTTGGTTACGGTACTCAAAAGAAAGAGAGTGTTGTAGGGGCTATTACACAGGTAAAAGGAGCCGAATTAATGGAAAAGGCAGCAGGTATAGCTAACGTTGAAGAAGCACTGCAAGGTAATTTACCTGGTGTAACAGCTATACAAGGAAGTGGTATTCCTGGTCAATCCGATATGCAAATTTTTATTCGTGGTCAAAGTTCATGGAACGGTTCTGGAGGACCACTAATTCTTGTTGATGGAGTTAAAAGGTCTATGACTGATGTTGATATGAATGACATTGAAAAACTTTCTGTGCTTAAAGATGCTTCTGCCACAGCTGTTTTTGGTGTAGAAGGTGCTAATGGTGTAATATTAATTACTACTAAGCGTGGTCAAGAAGGTAAGGCTCAGTTATCTTTAGCTGTTAATTCTACTATTAAATTTGTTTCAAAATTACCAGAAAAACTGGATTCGTATGATGCAATTATGCAGGCTAATAGTTCCATTCTTAGAGAATTATCAGTTTCACCAATAGGATGGGGTGATTTTACACCAATGGATATTGCTGATAGATATCGCAACCCTGGATCTGTAGAAGAAAGCTACAGATATCCTAATATTAATTATGAAGATGAATTGTTGAAAGATTTTGCTCAAGATTATAGAGTTAATTTGTCTGTACGTGGAGGTAATAAATCAGCAAAGTATTTTGGAAGTTTAGCCTTCCAAACTGTAAATGATATTTTTGATGGTAGTAAATACGACAGCGGAAAAGGATATTTAGGTGAATATAAATACGAACGTTTTAATTACCGAAGTAATGTTGATTTTAAAGTTACAAGTACTACAGAACTTTCGGTAAACCTTTCGGGTTACCTAGGAACAAGAGAATCACCTAGTAACTTAAATACGGTAGTAAATGGTATTTATGAAATTGCACCTGACTTATATACACCCGTATATCCTGATGGTTATTATGGACAATATATAGATGATGGTTTTGGTATATCTAATCCTATTGTAAGTTTAACCAATACAGGGTATGATACTTACACTAACTTTCAGGTAAATACAGATTTTATACTAAAGCAAAAACTGGATTTTATAACAGAAGGTTTGTCACTTCAAGGAAGATTTTCTCTTGATAATAATATGAGAAGTAAACAATCTTTAGTTGATAGAGGTGCAGATGGTGTTGAAAACTTAATATATAGAATTTATGAAGGAGAAAATGAAACTTTTTTATCTCCAAATGGTGTAAACGATTTTGATTTTGCTGTAACACCTTGGACTGTGGGTGCTTCAGATGTGGAGGATAATCAAAGAGATCGAAGAATGGTTTATGATGTATCAATGAATTATAACCAAACGTTTGCAAACAAACATAATGTTACAGGGTTGTTTTTATTTAGAAGACAAGAAACAGCTATAGGAAGTGTGTTCCCTACGTTTCGTGAAAATTGGGTAGCTAGAGCTACTTATGATTATGACAACAGATACTTTTTAGATATAAATGGAGCTTATAATGGTTCAGAAAAATTTGGACCAGGATTTCGTTTTGACTTGTTCCCTTCTGCAGCAGCAGGTTGGACTGTAACAAACGAAACGTTTATGGAGGATGTAGATTGGATGAATAAACTTAAAGTTAGAGGTTCTTACGGACTTATTGGTGATGATAATTTTAGTGGTAGATGGAAATATATTACCCAATGGTCAAATGGTGGAGCAGCATTTTTGGTGCCAAGTAACTATAAAGGAAGATCACCATACATTTACTATACAGAGAAACAAGTTGGTAACCCTAATCTTCAATGGGAAACAGCTATCAAGTATAATATTGGTGCTGAAATAGGATTATTTAACAATTCAATAACTGCGGAATTTGATTATTTTGCAGAAAACAGAGATAATATTCTTATAACTGGTTCGCAAAGAGCTGTACCAGACTGGTTTGGAGCAATACCTCCAGATTTTAATAAAGGAAAAGTAGAGGTTAGAGGATATGAAATTGTACTGGGTGCAAAACATACGTTTGAAAATGGAGTAAATCTTTTTGGTAATTTCAATTTTACGCAAGCAAAAGATGAAGTTATAGAAAGAGAAGATCCTGTATTTAAACCTTTTTACCAAAAGGCAGCGGGGTATGCTATAGGTCAAATAAGAACAGCTATTCCTGGAGAAATTATGACAAACTGGGATGATATTTATATGTCTACACCACAAGTAACAAACCAAAACCTAACACGAGTTGGGTATTATGATGTTGTTGATTTTGATGGAGATGGTATATACAATAGTTCTTTTGATAACGCACCATATGGTTATCCAGTGCGACCACAAAGAAACTGGAGTGCTACTTTAGGAGCAAAATACAAAGGTTTTACTGTTTCGGCTCAGTTGTATGGAACACAAAATGCTTTAAGATCTTATGGAAATAGAACATTCAGCAATCAAACTAATTTGATTTTTACACAAGATTTAGATTACTGGACTGTTAATACGCCAAATAATACTGACACGCAGCCTGCTTGGAGAGCACAAGGTGCAACCAATCCTAGAGATAACTATTATGATGCATCATTAACTAGGCTTAAAGCGGTTTCCCTATCTTATAATATTCCAGCCGAAACTTGTGAAAAACTTGGAGTTAAGTCACTTCAAATTTTTGTGAATGGTAATAATTTGATTTTATGGACTGACCTACCTGATGACAGAGAATTTAATGGTACAACAACCGCAGACTCTAGTTTTAGAGGAGATTATCCAACCTTAAAAAGGTTTAACTTCGGTTTTAATATGAATTTTTAA
- a CDS encoding RagB/SusD family nutrient uptake outer membrane protein yields MKNYTIKLLLFFGLIVSFSCEDYLDIAPESELDQTDVFSNFDSAQGFVEEMYALVVDYGTSGHTFQDYLYGDDAHGNRTWKASYLIDNGNLNGLRTANYSYLTSWKNATYGTNNASTNQSNASRRPGLWDGSLKGIRNANIVIESQDLMIGLSQAEKDVILGQAYFFRAFFHNEIMKFWGRFPYIDKVLVGDFALPRPATYKESALAANEDYKKAIELLPVDWDNMPYGQKTLGDNKLRLTKGAAYAFQGKNLLLAASPLMYGNNGAMNTYQYDVELANMAVDAFAGVLNLTDQGRYRLASNLDEYKEVFWKTPTANVYPGSTELIFCAPGGDATTAQRFMTSGMDRDIHGQSGSEISSPTHNFINNNFGMANGLSIEDDMSGVYGPTLYNPNKPFENRDPRFYQWIVVDGDVFGTKASIPAKHKKAQLFTGGEHRSNGSDNQPSTTGYMRKKFYPVVDGEFHSKWNRIIDKYMGALLHMRLTDVYLMYAEALHVAKGSTTAPASYNLTAVDAINLLRTRAGIPNVHPSIVSDNNKFMDELRRERSVELSFEAHRWVDIRRWGLAHLDKYKRKLALEFPQDHSSFTERLLVERVCEYPKHYWIPFEAKQTQIYEGFPQNPGW; encoded by the coding sequence ATGAAAAATTATACAATAAAATTATTATTATTTTTTGGGCTTATAGTATCGTTCTCTTGTGAGGATTACTTAGATATAGCACCTGAATCAGAATTGGATCAAACCGATGTTTTTTCAAACTTCGATAGCGCACAAGGGTTTGTTGAGGAAATGTACGCTTTAGTTGTAGATTATGGAACATCAGGGCATACCTTCCAAGATTATTTATATGGAGATGACGCTCATGGAAATAGAACTTGGAAAGCAAGTTATTTAATAGATAACGGAAATTTAAATGGTTTAAGAACTGCTAATTATAGCTATTTAACATCTTGGAAAAACGCTACCTATGGTACTAATAATGCAAGCACTAATCAAAGTAATGCTTCTAGGAGACCTGGTTTATGGGATGGTAGTTTAAAGGGTATACGAAATGCCAATATTGTTATTGAGAGTCAAGATTTAATGATCGGTTTATCACAAGCCGAAAAAGATGTTATTTTAGGGCAAGCCTATTTTTTCAGAGCATTTTTTCATAATGAGATTATGAAATTTTGGGGACGTTTTCCTTACATAGATAAAGTGCTTGTTGGTGATTTTGCATTACCACGCCCTGCAACTTATAAAGAGAGCGCTTTAGCAGCCAATGAAGATTACAAAAAGGCTATTGAATTATTGCCTGTAGATTGGGACAATATGCCTTACGGGCAAAAAACATTAGGTGATAATAAACTTAGACTTACTAAGGGAGCTGCCTATGCTTTTCAAGGTAAAAACCTGTTACTTGCAGCTAGTCCGTTAATGTACGGTAATAATGGTGCTATGAATACTTATCAATATGATGTAGAATTAGCTAATATGGCTGTAGATGCTTTTGCAGGAGTACTTAATTTAACGGATCAAGGACGTTATAGATTAGCTTCAAATTTAGATGAATATAAAGAGGTATTTTGGAAAACACCTACAGCAAATGTTTATCCGGGTAGTACAGAGCTAATTTTTTGTGCACCTGGTGGTGATGCCACAACTGCTCAAAGGTTTATGACATCAGGTATGGATAGAGATATTCATGGGCAGAGTGGGTCTGAAATTTCTAGTCCTACTCATAATTTCATCAATAATAATTTTGGAATGGCAAACGGACTATCCATTGAAGATGATATGAGTGGTGTTTATGGACCTACTTTATACAATCCTAATAAACCATTCGAAAATCGCGATCCACGTTTTTATCAATGGATTGTTGTAGATGGAGATGTTTTTGGAACAAAAGCAAGTATTCCAGCTAAACATAAAAAAGCACAGCTTTTTACAGGTGGAGAACACCGTAGTAATGGTAGTGATAATCAACCTTCTACAACAGGATATATGCGTAAGAAATTTTACCCGGTAGTAGATGGAGAGTTTCATAGTAAATGGAATAGAATTATTGATAAATATATGGGTGCGCTTCTTCATATGAGACTTACCGATGTGTATTTAATGTATGCCGAAGCTTTACATGTTGCGAAAGGTTCAACTACAGCGCCTGCATCTTATAACTTAACAGCAGTAGATGCTATTAACTTATTACGAACTAGAGCAGGTATCCCTAATGTTCACCCATCAATTGTCTCTGATAACAATAAGTTTATGGATGAATTAAGGCGAGAAAGAAGTGTTGAATTGAGTTTTGAAGCGCATAGGTGGGTAGACATTCGCCGTTGGGGATTAGCACATTTAGATAAATATAAAAGAAAATTGGCTTTAGAATTTCCGCAAGACCATTCGTCATTTACGGAAAGACTGCTTGTAGAAAGAGTTTGTGAATATCCAAAGCATTATTGGATACCATTTGAGGCTAAACAAACGCAGATTTACGAGGGATTCCCTCAAAATCCTGGATGGTAG
- a CDS encoding RagB/SusD family nutrient uptake outer membrane protein → MKNLIKYILIMLVFTGIIACDPIDENRLDFDFVNSDPATAEGLLLQGYSGLIDQFVFSEGATDDAVNNQLSNGYKRMALGELSAQYNPASRWNSFERVFYINRFLEIINAGEIQWSRDEETNELFNMRMKGEALALRALHHFYVLQAHAGESTSGELLGIPYFTEFIEANGNFNVPRLSFEESVQKIIADFDEALTLLPTDYGNNASDPWYANVDIGKFNVVNGTAYELRISGRIVRALKARLALFAASPSYLNGQKGYYNVAAENASDVLTTIGGVSGLAADGVEFYTSDEDIYSGEMLWRGSIGGNSSAYEERMFPPSVNGKGEINPTQNLVMAFPMKNGFPATVANGYDPQNPYENRDPRLKKYIVVNGSSFGGGTINTGVGGGIDRLDSIPQFSTTTGYYLKKLLQPGVRINNDGTTTGQKHFDVYFRYTELFLILAEAANEIGGPDNKIDGMSARDIIAAIRERAGITQPDNYLASISSKEAMRDLIRNERRLELSFEGHRFWDLRRWGLALNETAEGYFYDGNNYVELPSVEVRNYQPFATYMPIPNSETLKFSELEQNKGW, encoded by the coding sequence ATGAAAAATTTAATAAAATATATATTAATTATGTTGGTTTTTACCGGCATAATTGCCTGTGATCCTATCGATGAAAACAGGTTAGACTTTGATTTTGTAAATTCTGATCCTGCAACAGCAGAAGGACTATTATTGCAAGGATATTCTGGCTTAATTGATCAATTTGTATTTTCTGAAGGAGCAACAGATGACGCTGTTAATAATCAATTAAGTAACGGGTATAAACGAATGGCTCTTGGCGAACTGTCAGCTCAGTACAATCCTGCTTCGCGTTGGAATAGTTTTGAAAGGGTTTTTTACATAAATAGATTTTTAGAAATAATTAATGCAGGTGAGATTCAATGGAGTAGAGATGAAGAAACAAATGAGCTGTTTAATATGAGAATGAAGGGAGAAGCATTAGCACTTAGAGCATTACATCACTTTTATGTGCTGCAAGCTCACGCTGGAGAATCAACTTCGGGCGAATTGTTAGGAATTCCATATTTTACTGAATTTATTGAAGCTAATGGAAATTTTAATGTACCACGTTTGTCGTTTGAAGAATCTGTACAGAAAATTATAGCAGATTTTGATGAAGCCTTAACCTTATTACCTACAGATTATGGGAACAATGCTTCTGATCCATGGTATGCTAATGTTGATATAGGAAAGTTTAATGTTGTTAATGGTACTGCATATGAATTACGAATATCTGGTAGAATAGTGAGAGCACTAAAAGCTCGTTTGGCTTTATTTGCTGCTAGCCCATCATATTTAAATGGTCAAAAAGGATATTATAATGTAGCAGCAGAAAATGCAAGTGACGTGTTAACTACTATTGGAGGAGTTTCTGGTTTAGCTGCAGATGGTGTTGAATTTTACACTTCTGATGAAGATATTTACAGTGGTGAAATGCTATGGCGTGGTTCTATTGGAGGTAATAGTTCAGCTTACGAAGAAAGAATGTTTCCTCCTTCTGTAAATGGTAAAGGAGAGATTAATCCAACGCAAAATTTAGTAATGGCATTTCCAATGAAAAATGGATTTCCTGCAACTGTAGCTAACGGCTACGATCCTCAAAATCCATATGAAAACAGAGATCCAAGATTAAAAAAGTATATTGTAGTTAACGGATCTTCTTTTGGAGGTGGTACTATTAATACTGGTGTAGGTGGTGGAATTGACAGGTTAGATTCAATTCCTCAATTTTCAACAACTACAGGATATTACTTAAAAAAATTATTGCAACCAGGTGTTAGAATCAATAATGATGGAACAACAACTGGCCAAAAGCACTTTGACGTTTACTTTAGATACACTGAGTTGTTTTTAATATTGGCAGAGGCAGCTAACGAAATTGGAGGTCCAGACAATAAAATTGATGGTATGAGTGCTCGTGATATTATTGCGGCAATTCGTGAAAGAGCAGGTATAACACAACCAGATAATTATTTGGCATCTATTTCATCAAAAGAAGCAATGCGTGATCTTATTAGAAATGAACGTCGCTTAGAATTGAGCTTTGAAGGGCATAGATTTTGGGATCTTAGAAGGTGGGGATTAGCACTTAATGAAACTGCTGAAGGTTACTTTTATGATGGAAATAATTATGTCGAATTACCTTCTGTTGAAGTTAGAAATTATCAACCGTTTGCTACCTATATGCCAATTCCAAATAGTGAAACTTTGAAATTTTCTGAACTTGAGCAAAATAAAGGCTGGTAA
- a CDS encoding DUF5627 domain-containing protein yields MKLKNLIILAAVSFSLMACENQTNEFDDFGSTSVYFPYQTPVRTLILGEYDLGFNENDNNGRFEIGVVMSGVYENTTDRKVYFEQAPELINPATLVDIDSVNVKVLPSSYYTIEQESPVTIPSGSTKGRIPVQLEDAFFNDPQSFADFGEVHYVIPLKITDFEQLDSLLTGVPAEDIVNPIKIKSDDWDTLPKDYTLFGIKFMNKYQGIYLRRGEDKMTDASGETVSTVYQAEYVVQDELVPLNTSGRYKVELSNIIRRGGLPSPGNVNIELAFNENGDCTISSFGDDIYNVSGSGKFETDGDEWGGEKRDVIYLDYSYTDAANNETHVVKDTLVIRDRNVKFEEFDIELKVSQ; encoded by the coding sequence ATGAAATTAAAAAATTTAATAATATTAGCAGCCGTCTCATTTAGTTTGATGGCATGTGAGAACCAGACCAATGAATTTGATGACTTTGGTTCAACTTCGGTATATTTCCCTTATCAAACACCTGTAAGAACACTAATTTTAGGGGAATATGATTTAGGATTTAATGAAAACGACAATAATGGGCGTTTTGAAATAGGTGTAGTTATGTCTGGAGTTTATGAAAATACAACAGATCGAAAAGTGTATTTTGAACAAGCTCCAGAATTGATTAATCCAGCTACACTAGTTGATATAGATTCGGTAAATGTAAAGGTGCTGCCATCGTCATATTATACTATTGAACAAGAAAGTCCGGTAACAATTCCGTCAGGATCTACAAAAGGACGTATTCCTGTCCAACTTGAAGACGCATTTTTTAATGACCCACAATCATTTGCAGATTTTGGAGAAGTGCATTATGTAATTCCTTTAAAAATAACTGATTTTGAGCAATTAGATTCACTTTTAACCGGAGTACCTGCAGAAGATATAGTAAACCCTATTAAGATAAAAAGTGATGATTGGGATACACTGCCAAAGGATTATACCCTTTTTGGTATTAAATTTATGAATAAATATCAAGGTATATATTTACGTCGAGGTGAAGATAAAATGACAGATGCTTCAGGTGAAACTGTAAGTACTGTTTATCAAGCTGAATATGTGGTACAAGACGAGTTGGTGCCATTAAATACAAGCGGTAGATATAAAGTTGAACTATCAAATATTATTCGTAGAGGAGGGCTTCCTAGTCCTGGAAATGTAAACATAGAATTAGCATTTAATGAAAATGGAGATTGTACGATTAGCAGTTTTGGAGATGATATTTATAACGTTTCAGGTTCAGGAAAGTTTGAAACAGATGGAGATGAATGGGGTGGAGAAAAACGTGATGTTATATATTTAGATTATTCTTATACAGACGCAGCTAATAACGAAACGCACGTAGTTAAAGATACTCTAGTAATTAGAGATAGAAATGTTAAATTTGAGGAATTTGACATTGAATTAAAGGTGTCACAATAA
- a CDS encoding SusC/RagA family TonB-linked outer membrane protein, with the protein MKINKFYKLLTLVCLAMFCFSNFTIAQTNGTEVKATIVDEQGNPINNVNVFGPKGIQTSTDNNGQFQIKLLSSESVVIQKKGYESELINKSDLTDVITLEKSPFLASEDDQIKMGVTTKNRREIVGAVSSINTEDRLTYDNTQWVRDYISGLMLGVKGSSNIRGLGNAIFVIDGVVGRDPNILNMEEVDQITILKDANSVALYGSQGRNGVIVINTKRGKINKKETNINVRSGFKTPIALPNYLGSAEFMQLFNEARINDGQEITFLPEDIDPYLNNSNEYRYPDVDFYSNDYIEPFVLSTSVITEFSGGNDKSQYYVNAGWNHNQSWVSVNPDANAGDNRFNLRGNIDFQVNDWIKSSIDGVAIISTSKSSFSNLLKEGTSFKPNSYVPLIPVSMIDTIGNPVLAAQVEAARIYDGMLLGGAQQFQDNTPVANAIAGGYQNNVIRSTQFNNSIDFDLDRITEGLSARTYLSFDFYDSYKLSIKNQYKVYEAVWTDDKITGLTPYGTDLKDLTENVSTNDFVSRLGFYGLVNYQKTIAENHSINSTLLGYYNSMNKNNVLQTDKDTHLGFQLAYNYKKKMFADFSGTYTSSIKLPEGNRGGLSPTLGLGYILSEEPFLKNNTIIDYLKIKASGGIIKSDIGIDGYYLYNETYSNGGTFNWADGQSSNRKQTISQGANPNMGYEERIDLNIGFESYLMKSLWFEFNYFKTELDKQLTFLSDKYPSYYNTFRPYDNFNKNEYKGFEIGLNYNKTMNDFTVSVGANILYSESIAVKRSEVNEFDYQNRVGKETSSIFGLVDQGFYAINDFDIDGEGNYILKDGLAVPSFGSVQPGDVKYMDQNGDNTIDNDDMVAIGQSSSPWTYGVNLNFKYKAFNLFILGTGQFGGDGNKLSNSFNNYYAPNGTNKYSEVVLDRWTPETASTATFPRLSSGNNQNNFRTSTFWIYDNSFFKINRAQLTYEFTDNLCDKLGMDDFSMNISGTNLFEVAKNKDIRQLTIGGTPQSRAYMLGLRMSF; encoded by the coding sequence ATGAAGATAAATAAATTTTATAAATTGCTTACCCTTGTGTGCTTAGCCATGTTTTGCTTTAGTAATTTTACAATAGCACAAACAAATGGTACAGAGGTAAAAGCAACCATAGTTGATGAACAGGGTAACCCTATAAACAACGTAAATGTTTTTGGCCCTAAAGGAATTCAAACAAGTACAGATAACAACGGACAGTTTCAAATTAAATTACTTAGTAGTGAATCTGTTGTAATACAAAAAAAAGGATATGAATCGGAACTCATAAATAAATCTGATTTGACAGATGTTATTACTTTAGAGAAATCTCCTTTTTTAGCATCAGAAGATGATCAAATTAAGATGGGAGTTACTACTAAAAACCGACGTGAAATTGTTGGAGCTGTATCGTCAATTAATACAGAAGATCGATTAACATACGATAATACGCAATGGGTTAGAGACTACATTAGTGGTTTAATGTTGGGTGTTAAAGGTTCCTCTAATATTAGAGGTTTAGGAAATGCCATTTTTGTTATTGATGGGGTAGTTGGTCGTGATCCAAATATTTTAAATATGGAAGAGGTTGACCAGATAACTATTCTAAAAGATGCTAATTCTGTTGCTTTATATGGTAGTCAAGGAAGAAATGGTGTTATTGTAATTAATACTAAACGTGGTAAAATAAATAAAAAAGAAACGAATATTAACGTTCGTTCGGGGTTTAAAACTCCAATTGCTTTACCAAATTATCTGGGTTCAGCGGAATTCATGCAACTATTTAATGAGGCAAGAATTAATGATGGACAAGAAATTACTTTTTTACCTGAGGATATTGATCCATACTTAAATAATTCAAATGAATATCGTTATCCAGATGTTGATTTTTATTCAAATGATTATATTGAACCATTTGTGCTTTCAACAAGTGTTATTACAGAGTTTTCTGGTGGAAATGATAAATCGCAATATTACGTTAATGCAGGCTGGAACCATAACCAATCATGGGTAAGTGTCAATCCAGATGCAAATGCTGGTGATAATCGATTTAATTTAAGAGGTAATATAGATTTTCAAGTAAACGATTGGATTAAAAGTAGTATTGATGGAGTAGCAATTATTAGCACAAGTAAAAGCTCTTTTTCTAATTTGTTGAAGGAGGGTACTAGTTTTAAACCAAATTCTTATGTGCCTCTAATACCTGTAAGCATGATAGATACAATTGGTAACCCAGTACTTGCTGCTCAAGTAGAAGCCGCTAGAATATACGACGGAATGTTATTAGGAGGAGCGCAACAGTTTCAAGATAATACTCCTGTTGCAAATGCAATAGCCGGAGGTTATCAAAATAATGTGATACGTTCTACACAGTTTAATAATTCAATCGATTTTGATCTCGATAGAATTACTGAAGGTTTATCTGCAAGAACGTATTTAAGTTTTGATTTTTATGATTCGTATAAATTATCAATTAAAAACCAATACAAAGTTTACGAAGCAGTATGGACGGATGATAAAATTACTGGTTTAACACCTTATGGAACTGACTTAAAAGATTTAACAGAAAATGTTAGTACTAATGATTTTGTATCTCGATTAGGTTTTTATGGACTTGTAAATTATCAAAAAACTATTGCTGAGAATCACTCAATAAATAGTACCTTATTAGGGTATTATAATTCAATGAATAAAAACAATGTGTTACAAACTGATAAAGATACTCACCTTGGATTTCAATTAGCTTATAATTATAAGAAAAAAATGTTTGCTGATTTTAGTGGAACCTACACTAGTTCAATTAAATTACCCGAAGGTAACAGAGGTGGTCTATCGCCTACACTTGGATTAGGGTATATACTTAGTGAAGAGCCTTTCTTAAAAAATAATACAATTATTGACTATTTGAAGATAAAAGCATCAGGAGGTATTATAAAGTCTGATATTGGAATTGATGGTTACTATTTGTATAATGAAACCTATTCTAATGGAGGAACCTTTAATTGGGCTGATGGGCAAAGTTCTAACCGTAAACAAACTATCTCTCAAGGAGCCAATCCTAATATGGGGTATGAAGAACGTATAGACTTAAATATTGGTTTTGAAAGTTATTTAATGAAATCACTTTGGTTTGAATTTAATTATTTTAAAACAGAACTAGATAAACAATTAACTTTTTTAAGTGATAAATATCCTTCTTATTATAATACATTTAGACCTTATGATAATTTTAATAAAAATGAATATAAAGGATTTGAAATTGGATTAAATTACAATAAAACTATGAATGATTTTACTGTAAGTGTAGGTGCAAATATTTTGTATAGCGAATCTATAGCTGTAAAACGATCTGAAGTTAATGAGTTTGATTACCAAAATAGAGTTGGAAAAGAAACATCATCAATTTTTGGATTAGTTGATCAAGGTTTTTATGCTATAAATGATTTTGATATTGATGGAGAGGGTAATTACATTTTAAAAGATGGTTTAGCAGTGCCTAGTTTTGGTTCAGTTCAACCTGGAGATGTAAAGTATATGGATCAAAACGGAGACAATACTATTGATAATGATGATATGGTAGCTATTGGGCAATCTAGTAGTCCTTGGACCTATGGTGTAAATCTTAACTTTAAATATAAAGCGTTTAATTTATTTATTTTAGGTACAGGTCAATTCGGTGGCGATGGCAATAAATTAAGTAATAGTTTTAATAATTATTATGCACCAAATGGTACTAATAAATATTCAGAAGTTGTTTTAGATCGTTGGACACCTGAAACAGCTAGTACAGCAACATTTCCAAGATTGTCGTCTGGAAACAATCAAAACAATTTTAGAACATCAACTTTTTGGATATACGACAATAGTTTCTTTAAAATTAACCGTGCTCAGTTAACATATGAATTTACGGATAACTTATGTGATAAACTTGGTATGGATGATTTTAGTATGAATATTTCAGGAACAAACCTTTTTGAAGTAGCTAAAAATAAAGATATTCGTCAATTAACAATTGGTGGAACACCGCAATCAAGAGCTTATATGCTTGGCTTGAGAATGTCATTTTAA